From the genome of Solidesulfovibrio carbinolicus, one region includes:
- the ileS gene encoding isoleucine--tRNA ligase gives MTTDYKKTLRLPQTSFPMKANLREKEPETLKYWADNSIYQAMLEARENAPRYILHDGPPYANGHLHMGHALNKILKDIIVKSRHLAGQQAPYVPGWDCHGLPIEHKVSQELKAKGKENLPAVTVRRLCRDYAAKFVDIQRKEFKRLGVFGDWDDPYLTMRPSYEAATALALCDFVEHGSVYRGKKPIHWCLSCKTALAEAEVEYADEVSPSVYVRFPLTDPKLKDVFPMADPAKAYAVIWTTTPWTLPDNMAVALHPEFTYALVAAGDGQYVLALELLDAVRELFGWTEATVLAEAPGSALEGLAARHPFYDRPSPIVTADYVTLDAGTGLVHTAPGHGREDYDTGLRNGLDILSPLDDAGRFLDVVPYFAGLTVWEANPKVIEKLTEVGHLLASKKLKHSYPHCWRCKEPVIFRATTQWFIAMEAGELRQKALAAIENDVEWIPAWGKERIHNMIAFRPDWCISRQRNWGVPILALICESCDAAYNDADWMRSVATKFADHERGCDYWFEAALDDIVPAGLTCPQCGGTHWRKETDILDVWFDSGTSFAAVLEKRPELGFPANMYLEGSDQHRGWFHSSLLASMGTRGVAPYKQVLTHGYVVDGEGRKMSKSLGNGMEPQEIIDKHGAEILRLWTSAVDYRDDIRISEEILARLVEAYRRIRNTCRFILGNLSDFDPAVHDVAPADMLPLDRYALEAVAAGHQRMAEAYEAYEFHKVFHTLHNLCVTDLSAFYLDILKDRLYVSAGASHERRSAQAALWRILRVLLLDMAPILSFTAEEVFRHTQPGQRGPGASVFAMEPLDVTGWRLDEALRERLDLVAALRAEVTRAIEPRRKAGEVGQSLETAVSLYLPEDVLASVSGLGMDLREVFIVSQVTLAPAAQAPADAVACEAVSGAFVGVARAKGQKCARCWIYSEETAGPEHPDLCPRCATVLAAEGI, from the coding sequence ATGACCACCGATTATAAAAAGACTCTGCGGCTTCCCCAGACCTCCTTTCCCATGAAGGCCAACCTCAGGGAGAAGGAACCGGAAACCCTGAAATATTGGGCCGACAACAGCATTTACCAGGCCATGCTCGAGGCCCGGGAAAACGCCCCCCGCTACATTCTCCACGACGGCCCGCCCTATGCCAACGGCCACCTGCACATGGGCCACGCCCTCAACAAGATTTTAAAGGACATCATCGTCAAGTCGCGCCATCTGGCCGGCCAGCAAGCCCCCTACGTGCCCGGCTGGGACTGCCACGGCCTGCCCATTGAGCACAAGGTGTCCCAGGAACTCAAGGCCAAAGGCAAGGAAAACCTGCCCGCCGTCACCGTGCGCCGCCTGTGCCGGGACTACGCCGCCAAGTTTGTGGACATCCAGCGCAAGGAATTCAAGCGCCTGGGCGTTTTCGGCGACTGGGACGATCCGTATCTGACCATGCGCCCCTCCTATGAGGCGGCAACGGCCCTGGCGCTGTGCGATTTCGTGGAGCACGGCTCGGTCTACCGGGGCAAAAAGCCCATCCATTGGTGCCTGTCCTGCAAGACCGCCCTGGCTGAGGCCGAGGTGGAATACGCCGACGAGGTTTCGCCCTCGGTCTATGTCCGTTTTCCCCTGACCGACCCCAAGCTCAAAGACGTCTTTCCCATGGCCGATCCGGCCAAGGCCTATGCCGTCATCTGGACCACCACGCCCTGGACCCTGCCGGACAACATGGCCGTGGCGCTGCATCCCGAATTCACTTACGCCCTGGTGGCCGCAGGCGACGGACAGTATGTCCTGGCCCTGGAGCTTCTTGACGCCGTGCGCGAGCTGTTCGGCTGGACCGAGGCCACCGTCCTGGCCGAAGCCCCGGGCTCGGCCCTGGAAGGCCTGGCCGCCCGCCATCCCTTCTACGACCGCCCGTCCCCCATCGTCACCGCCGACTACGTGACCCTGGACGCCGGCACGGGCCTGGTCCACACCGCCCCGGGCCACGGCCGCGAGGACTATGACACGGGCCTGCGCAACGGCCTGGACATCCTCTCGCCCCTGGACGACGCCGGCCGGTTCCTGGACGTGGTCCCCTACTTCGCCGGGCTGACCGTCTGGGAGGCCAATCCCAAGGTTATTGAGAAGCTGACCGAGGTCGGCCATCTGCTGGCTTCCAAGAAGCTCAAGCACTCCTACCCCCACTGCTGGCGCTGCAAGGAGCCGGTCATCTTCCGGGCCACCACCCAGTGGTTCATTGCCATGGAAGCCGGCGAACTGCGTCAAAAGGCCTTGGCCGCCATCGAAAACGACGTGGAATGGATTCCAGCCTGGGGCAAGGAACGCATCCACAACATGATCGCCTTTCGCCCCGACTGGTGCATCTCGCGCCAGCGCAACTGGGGCGTGCCCATCCTGGCCCTTATCTGCGAATCCTGCGACGCGGCCTACAACGACGCCGACTGGATGCGCTCGGTGGCCACGAAATTCGCCGACCACGAGCGCGGCTGCGACTACTGGTTCGAGGCGGCCCTTGACGACATCGTGCCGGCCGGGCTGACCTGCCCCCAGTGCGGCGGGACCCACTGGCGCAAGGAGACCGACATCCTCGACGTCTGGTTCGACTCGGGCACGAGCTTTGCCGCGGTCCTGGAAAAGCGCCCGGAACTCGGCTTTCCGGCCAACATGTATCTCGAAGGCTCGGACCAGCATCGCGGCTGGTTCCACAGCTCGCTTTTGGCCTCCATGGGCACGCGCGGCGTCGCGCCCTACAAGCAGGTGCTCACCCACGGCTACGTCGTTGACGGCGAAGGCCGCAAGATGTCCAAGTCGCTGGGCAACGGCATGGAGCCCCAGGAGATCATCGACAAGCACGGGGCCGAGATCCTGCGCCTGTGGACCTCCGCCGTGGATTACCGCGACGACATCCGCATCTCCGAAGAGATCCTGGCCCGGCTGGTCGAGGCCTACCGCCGCATCCGCAACACCTGCCGGTTCATTCTCGGCAACCTGTCCGACTTCGACCCGGCCGTCCACGACGTGGCCCCGGCCGACATGCTGCCCCTGGACCGCTACGCCCTGGAGGCCGTGGCCGCCGGCCATCAGCGCATGGCCGAAGCCTATGAGGCCTACGAGTTCCACAAGGTGTTCCACACCCTGCACAACCTGTGCGTTACCGACCTGTCGGCCTTCTACCTCGACATCTTAAAGGACCGCCTCTACGTCTCGGCCGGCGCTTCCCACGAGCGCCGCTCGGCCCAGGCCGCCTTGTGGCGCATCCTGCGCGTGCTGCTCCTGGACATGGCCCCGATCCTGTCGTTTACTGCCGAGGAAGTCTTTCGCCACACCCAGCCCGGCCAGCGCGGCCCTGGCGCGTCCGTTTTCGCCATGGAACCCCTGGACGTTACGGGCTGGCGGCTGGACGAGGCCCTGCGCGAGCGCCTCGATCTGGTGGCCGCCCTGCGGGCCGAAGTGACCCGTGCCATCGAACCCCGGCGCAAGGCCGGCGAAGTGGGCCAGTCCCTGGAGACGGCCGTTTCGCTCTATCTGCCCGAGGACGTGCTGGCCTCGGTATCGGGTTTGGGCATGGATCTGCGAGAGGTGTTCATCGTCTCCCAGGTGACGCTGGCCCCGGCCGCGCAGGCCCCGGCCGACGCCGTCGCCTGCGAAGCCGTTTCCGGCGCGTTTGTGGGCGTGGCCCGGGCCAAGGGCCAGAAATGCGCCCGGTGCTGGATCTACAGCGAAGAAACGGCCGGCCCGGAGCATCCGGACCTGTGTCCGCGCTGCGCCACCGTGCTGGCCGCCGAGGGAATCTAG
- the lspA gene encoding signal peptidase II has protein sequence MRKSYRIALPIAVLVVILDQLTKLWIQDHMVLYTTRTVIPGFFNIVHVLNRGAAFGFLNRSDIQWQTYFFFAATALAVLIIFHLLRMARDDDKLLITGLGLILGGAVGNLIDRIKTGEVVDFLDFYWKTFHWPAFNVADIAIFLGSLGLVFAFYRLRRPPQDS, from the coding sequence ATGCGTAAAAGCTACCGGATCGCCCTGCCCATCGCCGTGCTGGTGGTCATCCTGGATCAGCTCACCAAGCTGTGGATTCAGGACCACATGGTGCTCTACACCACCCGCACGGTGATCCCGGGCTTTTTCAACATCGTCCACGTGCTCAACCGTGGAGCGGCGTTTGGATTCCTCAACCGCTCCGACATCCAGTGGCAGACCTATTTCTTTTTTGCCGCCACCGCCCTGGCCGTGCTCATCATTTTCCACTTGCTGCGCATGGCCCGTGACGACGACAAGCTGCTCATCACCGGGCTTGGCCTTATTCTCGGCGGGGCCGTGGGCAATCTCATCGACCGCATCAAGACCGGGGAAGTTGTGGATTTCCTGGACTTTTACTGGAAAACCTTTCACTGGCCGGCCTTCAACGTCGCTGATATCGCCATTTTCCTCGGCTCGCTGGGGCTGGTGTTCGCCTTTTACCGCCTGCGCCGGCCGCCCCAGGATTCCTGA
- a CDS encoding PLD nuclease N-terminal domain-containing protein: MILPELPAMTPGQLALFLGLMALPILPNFIAIWHSFYRVFPTHTEKMFWFLLAIFVPVLGGIAYLIWGRKRGHKPS; encoded by the coding sequence ATGATTCTGCCTGAACTGCCAGCCATGACCCCGGGCCAACTGGCTCTTTTCCTGGGGCTGATGGCCCTGCCCATTCTTCCCAATTTCATTGCGATATGGCACAGCTTCTACCGGGTGTTCCCCACCCATACCGAGAAGATGTTCTGGTTCCTTCTGGCCATTTTTGTGCCCGTGCTCGGCGGGATCGCCTATCTCATCTGGGGACGCAAGCGAGGTCATAAACCGTCATGA
- the ybgF gene encoding tol-pal system protein YbgF — MKMRHDAAAALAAVMLAALVGGCAPAQPKGPAPLNTPADMWAELENAKGEIRRLNAKVEELSQQVEGNRQDPELAGRITRLEGQVSRMASQLAIDVDGGGAAHAPTAPGTGYAAAPAAGYGNAPQTNYGTGAPYGAPAAQGAYGAGQGQPAYGAGQSQAGYGAANDEPSIPPYNPQTGYAAPQAPAAPAPAVQAPASDAQSPADAVYAKGLTSFNSRQYQQALGIFQEFARNFKSSPLMANAMFWTGECYFQLGDFANAALSYQEVIEKYPKSAKHADALFKRGVAFSKLGNAGAAKLSFKEVIDKYPDSAFAARAKTMMPK, encoded by the coding sequence ATGAAAATGCGCCACGACGCCGCAGCGGCCTTGGCTGCCGTAATGCTCGCCGCCCTGGTTGGCGGCTGCGCCCCGGCCCAGCCCAAAGGCCCAGCGCCGCTCAACACCCCGGCCGACATGTGGGCCGAACTGGAAAACGCCAAGGGTGAAATCCGCCGTTTGAACGCCAAAGTCGAGGAATTGTCCCAGCAGGTGGAAGGCAACCGCCAGGACCCTGAACTGGCCGGGAGAATCACCCGTCTGGAGGGCCAGGTGAGCCGCATGGCCTCCCAACTGGCCATCGATGTCGATGGCGGCGGCGCGGCCCATGCTCCGACTGCCCCGGGAACCGGTTACGCCGCAGCGCCTGCGGCCGGATACGGCAACGCGCCTCAGACCAATTACGGCACGGGTGCACCCTACGGCGCGCCGGCCGCCCAGGGCGCTTACGGCGCGGGCCAAGGCCAGCCCGCCTACGGCGCAGGACAGAGCCAGGCCGGCTACGGCGCCGCCAACGACGAGCCCAGCATTCCGCCCTACAATCCCCAGACCGGCTACGCCGCCCCCCAGGCTCCGGCCGCGCCTGCGCCGGCTGTCCAGGCCCCGGCATCCGACGCCCAAAGCCCGGCCGACGCCGTCTACGCCAAGGGCCTGACCAGCTTCAACAGCCGCCAGTACCAGCAGGCCCTGGGCATTTTCCAGGAGTTCGCCCGCAACTTCAAATCCAGCCCGCTGATGGCCAACGCGATGTTCTGGACCGGCGAGTGCTATTTCCAGCTGGGCGATTTCGCCAACGCCGCCCTGTCCTACCAGGAAGTCATCGAGAAGTACCCCAAGAGCGCCAAGCACGCCGACGCCCTGTTCAAACGCGGCGTGGCCTTCTCCAAGCTCGGCAACGCCGGCGCGGCCAAGCTGTCGTTCAAGGAAGTCATCGACAAATACCCGGACTCCGCTTTTGCCGCCCGGGCCAAGACCATGATGCCCAAATAG
- a CDS encoding NIL domain-containing protein yields MENQPTTYRKVVYLTFPPESSGKPLVCDLARVHGLCFSILKAQITPRQEGQMTIEITGEREAYKRGVAYLQEQGVGVAPVAQRISRDEDSCIHCGMCTALCPTKALAVNLESRLVVFDGEACSACGMCTKVCPVKAMEILLENGVM; encoded by the coding sequence ATGGAAAATCAGCCAACAACGTATCGCAAGGTCGTCTACTTGACCTTTCCCCCCGAATCTTCGGGCAAGCCCCTGGTCTGCGATCTGGCCCGGGTGCATGGCCTGTGCTTCAGCATCCTCAAGGCCCAGATCACCCCGCGCCAGGAAGGCCAAATGACCATCGAGATCACGGGCGAGCGCGAGGCCTACAAGCGCGGCGTGGCCTATCTCCAGGAACAGGGCGTGGGCGTGGCCCCGGTGGCCCAGCGTATTTCCCGCGACGAGGACAGCTGCATCCACTGCGGCATGTGCACGGCCCTTTGCCCTACCAAGGCCCTGGCCGTGAACCTTGAAAGCCGGCTGGTGGTCTTCGACGGCGAAGCCTGCTCGGCCTGCGGCATGTGCACCAAGGTGTGTCCGGTCAAAGCCATGGAGATCCTGCTCGAAAACGGCGTCATGTGA
- a CDS encoding PilZ domain-containing protein encodes MEEKRTYMRIPTRLRGHLRLVPNADEMPLYRETPPMGSTPCTVDPRDPGISEPLFSLLCTINSKLDMLLAMQDRDVLEADFPVTMDITEISGAGVRFSTTEELSLEQPVEAVIVLARFPMRLAGAMGRIIRREEIDGRIVYALDFTRIRERDLESIVQFVFQSQRDDLRGKKWD; translated from the coding sequence GTGGAAGAAAAACGCACCTACATGCGCATCCCCACGCGACTGCGCGGGCATCTGCGTCTTGTGCCGAACGCGGACGAAATGCCGCTTTACCGGGAAACGCCGCCCATGGGATCCACGCCCTGCACGGTGGACCCGCGCGATCCCGGCATCAGCGAACCGCTTTTTTCGCTGCTTTGCACCATCAATTCCAAGCTCGACATGCTGCTGGCCATGCAGGACCGGGACGTGCTGGAAGCGGACTTCCCGGTGACCATGGACATCACGGAAATCAGCGGGGCCGGGGTGCGGTTTTCCACGACGGAAGAGCTGTCCTTGGAGCAACCGGTCGAGGCCGTCATTGTGCTGGCGCGTTTCCCCATGCGCCTGGCCGGGGCCATGGGCCGGATTATCCGGCGCGAGGAAATCGACGGCCGTATTGTGTATGCCCTGGATTTCACGCGCATCCGGGAACGCGACCTGGAGAGCATCGTGCAATTCGTCTTTCAGAGCCAGCGCGACGACCTTCGCGGGAAAAAGTGGGATTAG
- a CDS encoding protein phosphatase CheZ: MVNDDELLERLLEKIVQEVVPDLRESIGATIEKEVARTLSRALLESEFHKRLNQEMRDGLQDIYKEIVQAAKHGAEQPAEGDSGKHQADQLFQEAAQQLDNILQTTESATSEIMDIVEKHMELQAECAAILDGLPGGYAGPKEVTRLKSANEALGEDLMRIMTTLSFQDLTGQRIKRIITAIKKVEQIVLDLYLSTGLQIRAQAQAPDRNIEDLKAEAKQKVSELKGPQSDVKQGDVDDLLAQLGLD; encoded by the coding sequence ATGGTCAACGACGACGAACTGCTCGAACGGCTGCTGGAAAAGATCGTCCAAGAAGTGGTGCCCGACCTGCGCGAGAGCATCGGGGCCACCATCGAGAAGGAAGTGGCCAGGACCTTGTCCCGGGCGCTTTTGGAAAGCGAATTCCACAAGCGCCTCAACCAGGAGATGCGCGACGGCCTCCAGGATATCTATAAAGAGATCGTCCAGGCGGCCAAACACGGCGCCGAGCAGCCGGCCGAAGGCGACAGCGGCAAACATCAGGCCGACCAGCTCTTCCAGGAAGCGGCCCAGCAACTCGACAACATTCTCCAGACCACGGAATCTGCCACGTCCGAAATCATGGACATCGTCGAGAAGCACATGGAACTGCAAGCCGAATGCGCCGCTATCCTCGACGGCCTGCCCGGCGGCTATGCCGGCCCCAAGGAAGTCACGCGGCTCAAAAGCGCCAACGAGGCCCTTGGCGAAGACCTCATGCGCATCATGACGACGTTAAGCTTCCAGGATCTCACCGGCCAGCGCATCAAGCGCATCATAACGGCTATCAAGAAGGTTGAGCAGATCGTCCTGGATCTCTATCTTTCCACCGGCTTGCAGATCCGTGCCCAGGCCCAGGCCCCGGACCGCAACATTGAGGACCTCAAGGCCGAGGCCAAACAGAAGGTCTCCGAACTCAAGGGGCCGCAGTCCGACGTCAAACAGGGCGACGTGGACGACTTGCTCGCCCAGCTCGGCCTGGACTAG
- a CDS encoding energy-coupling factor ABC transporter ATP-binding protein, with protein sequence MPEPLLALEKITFAYPAAAAPVLDALDFTFSPGQRIGLFGPNGSGKTTLLHVMMGLARPQSGVVRYKGREAQTERDFREVRLGIGMLLQNADDQIIYPTVLDDVAFGPLNRGLPPDAARELAERTLTLLGLDGFADRLAHRLSGGEKKLVSLAGVLAMEPEALLLDEPTGGLDPETRERLVAILCQLAKPMIIISHDWDFLAHVTDTYYSIEHGRLVRDPDFVLHRHVHGHPLGDRHHHHH encoded by the coding sequence ATGCCTGAGCCGTTGCTCGCATTGGAAAAGATCACTTTCGCCTATCCCGCCGCCGCCGCACCGGTGCTGGACGCTCTGGATTTCACCTTTTCCCCGGGACAGCGCATCGGCCTTTTTGGCCCCAACGGCTCGGGCAAGACGACCTTGCTCCACGTCATGATGGGCCTGGCCCGGCCTCAAAGCGGCGTCGTGCGCTACAAAGGCCGCGAAGCCCAAACCGAGCGCGATTTCCGGGAGGTGCGCCTGGGGATCGGCATGTTGCTGCAAAACGCCGACGACCAGATCATCTATCCCACTGTCCTTGACGACGTGGCCTTCGGGCCGCTGAACCGGGGCTTGCCCCCGGACGCCGCCCGGGAGCTGGCCGAGCGGACCCTCACGCTTCTTGGCCTGGACGGCTTTGCCGACCGCCTGGCCCACAGGCTGTCCGGCGGCGAGAAAAAGCTCGTGTCCCTGGCCGGCGTGCTGGCCATGGAACCCGAAGCGCTGCTCCTGGACGAACCCACCGGCGGCCTTGACCCCGAGACCCGGGAGCGGTTGGTGGCCATCCTTTGCCAACTGGCCAAGCCCATGATCATCATCTCCCATGACTGGGATTTCCTGGCCCACGTCACCGACACCTACTATTCCATCGAGCACGGCCGGCTCGTGCGCGATCCCGACTTCGTGCTCCACCGCCACGTCCACGGCCACCCCCTGGGGGACCGGCATCACCATCATCACTGA
- the cbiQ gene encoding cobalt ECF transporter T component CbiQ translates to MIDEPLARGVSPIHALDARCRLAACLLLSLPAALAQGLAAPLGILGLGLLLTLLSRPPLGVVLRRTAAVNVFVAFLWLFVPAATPGVPVWTGNGLTVTQEGLDLALLATVKANAVFFCVLSLLATIPAPALGRAMTALGVPAKFSFLFVFTYRYLHVIAEEYGRLVVAARLRGFAPASNGRTYRTYAALVAMVLVRAYDRSQRVYQAMLLRGFHGKFPSLDLFRANWPDRVFLCLMALAAALAAYGDWISRSGHA, encoded by the coding sequence ATGATCGACGAACCGCTGGCCCGGGGCGTATCCCCCATCCACGCTCTGGACGCCCGCTGCCGACTGGCCGCCTGCCTGCTCCTGTCCCTGCCGGCCGCCCTGGCCCAGGGGCTGGCCGCGCCGCTGGGCATCCTTGGCCTGGGGCTTTTGCTGACGCTCCTTTCCCGGCCGCCCCTTGGCGTCGTGTTGCGCCGCACGGCGGCGGTCAACGTCTTTGTCGCCTTCCTGTGGCTCTTCGTGCCGGCCGCCACGCCGGGCGTCCCGGTCTGGACAGGCAACGGCCTGACCGTCACCCAGGAGGGCCTGGATCTGGCCTTGCTGGCCACGGTCAAGGCCAACGCCGTTTTTTTCTGCGTGCTTTCGCTATTGGCCACCATCCCGGCCCCGGCCCTGGGCCGGGCCATGACGGCCCTGGGCGTGCCGGCCAAATTTTCCTTCCTCTTCGTCTTCACCTACCGCTACCTGCACGTCATCGCCGAGGAGTACGGCCGGCTGGTCGTGGCCGCCCGACTGCGCGGCTTTGCCCCGGCGTCCAATGGCCGCACCTACCGCACGTACGCGGCCCTTGTGGCCATGGTGCTGGTGCGCGCCTACGACCGCTCCCAGCGGGTCTACCAAGCCATGCTGCTGCGTGGTTTCCACGGCAAATTTCCAAGCCTCGACCTATTCCGCGCCAACTGGCCGGATAGGGTTTTCCTCTGTCTCATGGCGCTCGCGGCGGCGTTGGCGGCCTACGGCGACTGGATTTCAAGGAGCGGACATGCCTGA
- the cbiM gene encoding cobalt transporter CbiM: protein MHISEGVLSGPVLAGGWALSAVGVGLGLKRLDYDRLMTVAILSAAFFVGSLIHVPIGPVSAHLILNGLLGAILGPAAFPAIAVALLLQAVLFQYGGLIVLGANVFDMAGPAVACSFAFGPLLRRAGKARTVGAFCCGFFAVLLAALLTACALALSGEGFIATAKAIVVAHVPIMLVEGVVTAMAVGFLAKVRPELLAQVPPHNALGS from the coding sequence ATGCATATTTCCGAAGGGGTGCTATCCGGGCCGGTGCTGGCCGGCGGCTGGGCCTTGTCCGCCGTCGGCGTAGGGCTTGGACTCAAGCGCCTGGATTACGACCGGCTCATGACCGTGGCCATCCTGTCGGCCGCGTTTTTCGTGGGTTCGCTCATTCATGTGCCCATCGGGCCGGTGAGCGCCCACCTCATTTTGAACGGCCTGCTCGGGGCCATTCTCGGACCGGCCGCCTTCCCGGCCATTGCTGTGGCCTTGCTGCTGCAAGCCGTGCTTTTTCAGTACGGCGGACTGATCGTCCTTGGGGCCAATGTCTTTGACATGGCCGGCCCGGCCGTGGCCTGCTCTTTTGCTTTCGGGCCGCTTCTGCGCCGCGCCGGCAAGGCGCGGACCGTGGGCGCGTTTTGCTGCGGGTTTTTCGCCGTGCTGCTGGCGGCGCTGCTCACGGCCTGCGCCCTGGCTTTGTCCGGCGAAGGCTTCATCGCCACAGCCAAGGCCATTGTGGTGGCCCATGTGCCCATCATGCTGGTGGAAGGGGTCGTCACGGCCATGGCCGTGGGCTTTCTGGCCAAGGTCCGGCCGGAACTGCTGGCTCAGGTTCCGCCCCATAACGCTTTGGGATCTTAG
- a CDS encoding DUF4198 domain-containing protein, protein MRTPRLSLVPSLALAALTLCAAPALAHFGMVIPSNDTVADKAKAKVDLAVSFSHPMEGNGMDMAKPKAFGVVDNGQKTDLLPALKPAKIMDHAAWTAEYTFKKPGVGTFFVIPEPYFEPAEDKFIEHLTKVTVPAFGEEEGWDAPVGLAAEIVPLTRPFGNYAGNVFTGKLLVDGKPAADVPVEVEFYNKDKAYEAPNDYMVTQVVKTDVNGVFSYAVPFAGWWGFAALVDAPETIQKDGAAKKVERGAVLWAKFVEPKRKKK, encoded by the coding sequence GACCCTCTGCGCCGCTCCGGCCCTGGCCCACTTCGGCATGGTCATCCCGTCAAACGACACGGTGGCCGACAAGGCCAAAGCCAAGGTGGACCTGGCGGTGTCTTTTTCCCATCCCATGGAAGGCAACGGCATGGACATGGCCAAGCCCAAGGCGTTTGGCGTCGTGGACAACGGCCAGAAGACCGATCTGCTCCCCGCCCTCAAGCCGGCCAAGATCATGGACCACGCCGCCTGGACCGCCGAGTACACGTTCAAAAAGCCGGGAGTGGGAACGTTCTTCGTCATTCCGGAACCCTATTTCGAGCCGGCCGAGGACAAGTTTATCGAGCACCTGACCAAGGTGACGGTGCCGGCTTTCGGCGAGGAAGAGGGCTGGGACGCGCCCGTCGGGTTGGCCGCCGAGATCGTGCCGCTGACCCGCCCCTTCGGCAACTACGCAGGCAACGTTTTCACGGGCAAGCTGCTTGTCGATGGCAAGCCGGCCGCCGACGTGCCCGTGGAAGTGGAATTCTACAACAAGGACAAGGCGTATGAGGCCCCAAACGATTACATGGTCACCCAGGTGGTCAAGACCGACGTGAACGGCGTCTTCAGCTACGCCGTGCCTTTTGCCGGCTGGTGGGGTTTTGCCGCCCTGGTTGACGCGCCCGAAACCATTCAGAAGGACGGCGCGGCCAAAAAGGTCGAGCGTGGGGCGGTTTTGTGGGCCAAGTTCGTTGAACCCAAGCGCAAGAAGAAGTAA